One Cryptococcus neoformans var. grubii H99 chromosome 3, complete sequence genomic region harbors:
- a CDS encoding small subunit ribosomal protein S16 encodes MPVRIRFARHGHRKNPVFHLVAINSKRPRDGKPLELLGVYDPIPRVREGNTPPAAANVFAKGTEDMIAKEKKVELNVERIKYWLGVGAQPTRSAVKLLERGGVLTTPHKWQHMWSPPPSGTSQTGAASEKAVESTLP; translated from the exons ATGCCTGTCCGAATCAGATTCGCCCGTCACGGCCATCGCAAAAATCCCGTCTTCCACCTTGTCGCTATCAACTCTAAACGACCGCGAGACGGCAAGCCCCTTGAGCTCTTGGGCGTGTACGACCCCATTCCCCGTGTGCGAGAAGGCAACACCCCTCCTGCCGCCGCCAATGTTTTTGCAAAGGGTACCGAGGATATGATcgcaaaggagaagaaggtcgagttGAATGTGGAGAGGATAAAATATTGGTTAGGTGTGGGCGCGCAACCTACTAGGAGTGCTGTCAAGTTATTGGAGAGG GGAGGCGTCCTTACCACTCCCCACAAGTGGCAACATATGTGgtcgcctcctccttcagGAACCTCACAAACAGGAGCAGCTAGTGAAAAGGCAGTGGAAAGTACATTGCCATAA